From the genome of Brassica napus cultivar Da-Ae unplaced genomic scaffold, Da-Ae ScsIHWf_1297;HRSCAF=1851, whole genome shotgun sequence, one region includes:
- the LOC106362984 gene encoding uncharacterized protein LOC106362984: MVLLPKARHDWMHLRFLDYKSVDDYNSALFKIVSILKLCGEEISDSMMLEKTYTTFSTSNSVLQEQYRTKGFATYTDLISCLLLAEANNELLLKCNGARPAGTAPLPEAHEVEKKDPPNETYYIHDNKKPYGNSRGGFKRRGRDNSNSRDSYSTGRKGNHNNRGRGSNYGRGRGSYGRGRGGISKPSYTSNKSGSERGKQLEEG, encoded by the coding sequence atggtgttgcttccaaaggcaagGCACGATTGGATGCATCTAAGATTCTTAGACTATAAGTCAGTGGATGATTACAACTCAGCTCTATTCAAGATTGTCTCAATACTAAAGCTATGTGGTGAAGAAATATCCGATAGTATGATGCTTGAGAAGACCTATACGACTTTCAGCACGTCGAATTCTGTGTTGCAAGAGCAATACAGGACAAAGGGTTTTgccacatacactgatctgatctcatgtctaCTCTTGGCCGAGGCAAATAATGAACTCCTACTAAAGTGTAACGGAGCTAGACCGGCCGGGACAGCACCACTACCCGAAGCCCATGAGGTTGAGAAGAAAGATCCTCCCAATGAAACCTATTACATTCACGACAACAAGAAACCATACGGCAATAGCCGTGGTGGATTCAAGAGACGTGGACGTGACAACTCTAACAGCCGAGACAGCTACTCAACtggccggaaaggaaaccacaataaccgtggtcgtggttccaattacggcCGGGGTCGAGGCAGCTACGGCCGCGGacgaggtggcatatccaaaccatcttacacgtccaaCAAGTCT